The Staphylothermus marinus F1 genome has a segment encoding these proteins:
- a CDS encoding ABC transporter ATP-binding protein gives MLEIKGVSKWFGKFQALNNISFNVNNGELVGYVGLNGAGKTTTIRIIVGVLPPDKGDVLIDGYSITYNKRQASKLIGWVPELPIFEPDVKALDYFVYLAGYYGLSSREAYSLGKKLFEEVGLSGAEYKKLQEYSQGMKKRFALAVSMINDPPNFVFDEVLNGLDPEGIKFFRELAKKFKKEGKSVLFSSHILSEVEAIADRVVFIHKGRIINSLSMQEIKRMASKKLVLSLGQTPSHNIVDKLREYGRVSIEGNIITIEDFNGEQSSIIELLVNNGYKVNEIKLVEKSLEDVFFKLIGEQK, from the coding sequence TTGTTGGAAATTAAAGGGGTTAGTAAGTGGTTCGGCAAGTTTCAAGCATTGAATAATATAAGTTTTAACGTTAATAATGGAGAACTTGTGGGTTATGTAGGATTAAATGGTGCTGGTAAAACAACTACTATACGTATAATTGTCGGCGTCCTCCCCCCTGATAAGGGTGATGTATTAATAGATGGTTATTCCATTACATATAATAAGCGTCAAGCATCCAAACTCATAGGCTGGGTTCCCGAGCTCCCCATATTTGAGCCTGACGTGAAGGCATTAGATTATTTTGTATATCTAGCAGGATATTATGGATTAAGTAGTAGGGAAGCATATAGCTTAGGTAAAAAACTTTTTGAAGAAGTCGGGCTTAGCGGTGCTGAGTATAAGAAGCTTCAAGAATATTCTCAGGGAATGAAAAAACGTTTTGCATTAGCTGTTTCAATGATAAATGATCCTCCGAACTTTGTTTTTGACGAAGTACTAAATGGGCTAGATCCCGAAGGTATAAAGTTCTTCAGAGAATTGGCGAAGAAGTTTAAAAAAGAAGGAAAATCTGTATTGTTCTCTTCTCATATATTGTCAGAAGTAGAAGCAATAGCTGATAGAGTTGTGTTTATACATAAAGGACGCATAATAAATAGTCTTAGTATGCAAGAAATTAAAAGAATGGCCAGTAAGAAACTAGTGTTATCACTAGGACAGACACCCTCTCATAACATAGTCGATAAACTAAGAGAATATGGAAGAGTAAGTATTGAAGGAAATATTATTACGATAGAAGATTTTAATGGTGAACAATCAAGCATTATAGAGTTATTAGTTAATAATGGTTATAAGGTCAATGAGATCAAGCTTGTTGAGAAAAGCTTAGAGGATGTATTCTTTAAGCTTATAGGTGAACAAAAATGA
- a CDS encoding ABC transporter substrate-binding protein, translated as MANALTRLQAIIITIIIIVAVVAGIAVWMQTGGGGAPVTVELTGNLETDIINIGKALQDNGVNTVKYTVWSGGDPNSVMRIYGIVEAAERINKIWSDHGINVKIEVSTYYASNPNSVYQDYLSKWGLGQAPDIMANGYVYIASLADEGYVLDLTDYLNKYTSFLNNFYQSLITVMKYKGRIYGIPQDTEARPIYIRKDVATCAGIDLSGLAEKVKNGEFTWKDLYNLAKQAKDKGCAEWGLIHRKGSAHPDLIQFIYAYGGKLYDENTGKLVLDKEAVYKWFATEKAFVDAGLLPSDMMSWDWGKQIHPTVVDGKTFAFIGGVWHWTEWQTKSYYTDPNTGELRPLTAEEVKKFFYYTLFPAGEPGKKPVTLSQPFAWMINSKAGYQNPDYDRLKDIYHKLAFLLVVKASDPDIIALHSIMSSHLPVTKEAADLLGNKQWIDNLKSLSFILSDKVRNEIKSIVEKTANSINIEFLKNVTYMLEYTTFTPMHPQYPKLADYFADAIDKVLRGQMSPEDAVNYLVQKINADPDLKDNTEIIGEIPTGWSFP; from the coding sequence ATGGCTAATGCTTTGACTAGGCTTCAAGCAATCATTATAACTATAATTATTATCGTCGCTGTTGTTGCTGGTATAGCTGTGTGGATGCAGACAGGTGGAGGCGGTGCTCCAGTAACTGTAGAGTTAACTGGTAATTTAGAGACGGATATAATAAACATTGGTAAGGCATTACAGGATAATGGAGTAAATACTGTTAAGTATACGGTATGGAGCGGTGGAGACCCCAATAGTGTAATGAGAATATATGGTATAGTGGAGGCGGCGGAGAGGATTAATAAGATATGGAGTGACCATGGTATAAATGTTAAAATAGAAGTATCAACATATTATGCTAGTAATCCCAATTCTGTATACCAAGACTATCTAAGTAAGTGGGGCCTAGGACAAGCACCCGATATAATGGCTAATGGATATGTCTACATAGCTAGCTTAGCAGATGAAGGCTATGTATTGGATCTTACAGATTACTTAAATAAATACACAAGTTTCCTAAATAACTTCTATCAATCATTGATAACTGTGATGAAATATAAGGGTAGAATCTATGGTATACCACAAGATACAGAGGCTAGACCAATATATATTAGAAAAGACGTAGCAACATGTGCCGGCATAGATCTTTCAGGACTAGCCGAGAAAGTGAAAAACGGAGAATTCACATGGAAGGATCTATATAATTTAGCTAAACAAGCAAAAGATAAGGGATGCGCTGAATGGGGACTTATTCATAGAAAGGGGTCAGCACATCCAGACCTAATACAATTCATATATGCTTATGGAGGAAAACTATACGATGAAAATACAGGGAAACTAGTGTTGGACAAGGAAGCAGTATATAAGTGGTTTGCAACAGAAAAAGCATTTGTTGATGCAGGATTATTACCAAGCGATATGATGAGTTGGGATTGGGGCAAACAAATACATCCAACAGTGGTTGATGGTAAAACCTTCGCATTCATAGGAGGCGTATGGCATTGGACAGAATGGCAAACAAAATCCTATTACACAGATCCAAACACAGGTGAACTAAGACCACTCACCGCTGAAGAGGTTAAGAAGTTCTTCTACTATACATTATTCCCTGCGGGAGAACCAGGAAAGAAACCGGTAACTCTCAGCCAGCCTTTTGCATGGATGATTAATAGTAAAGCAGGTTATCAAAACCCCGACTATGATAGATTAAAAGATATATATCATAAACTAGCATTCCTACTAGTGGTTAAAGCTAGTGATCCAGACATAATTGCCCTCCACAGCATAATGTCCTCACACCTACCTGTAACAAAGGAGGCAGCAGATCTTCTCGGCAATAAACAATGGATAGACAACTTGAAATCATTATCGTTTATATTGTCAGATAAAGTTAGAAACGAGATCAAATCGATCGTTGAGAAAACAGCTAATTCAATAAACATTGAGTTCCTAAAGAATGTGACATACATGTTAGAATACACAACATTTACCCCAATGCATCCACAGTATCCGAAACTAGCCGATTACTTCGCTGATGCAATCGATAAAGTATTAAGAGGACAAATGAGCCCCGAGGACGCTGTAAACTATCTAGTACAAAAGATCAATGCCGATCCAGACCTTAAAGACAATACAGAAATAATCGGCGAAATACCTACAGGATGGAGTTTTCCATAA
- the sufB gene encoding Fe-S cluster assembly protein SufB — translation MTKPIEISKILEHPEYMEPIEYRREIEIRGKISRDLVEEISKQKKEPDWMRRLRLRALEYFEKLPVPKWLYGIETIDLDEITTYYVKPVEQPVSSWDDLPAEIREIYFRLGLPEAYAKYLAGLTAVLDSETIYSAMKEYLEKIGVIMIPMEQAIRRYPDLVKKYFGKIVSPIEHKFAALHYALWSGGVFVYVPKNTKVPYPIEAFFFVGKELEGQFEHSIIVADEGSELTFIEGCSAPRFKKFSFHDGAVELYAHRKAKISFVTVQNWSRNIINFNNKRAIAEEDSYVEWLEGSIGSKYTVTYPSTILQGKGARTSSVVIGIANGPYIKDTGSKVVHVAPNTRSKIISKSISSSGGVNIYRGLVHIYRGAKNSTSYVQCDSLILDEKSKAYTYPIIHIEEKDSETGHEATTGRINEDQIFYLQSRGLSEGQAKSMIVLGFIKDILKGLPMEYVAMLSRVIQLEFEKIGGVG, via the coding sequence TTGACGAAGCCAATAGAGATTTCTAAAATACTTGAGCATCCCGAGTATATGGAGCCAATAGAATATAGGAGAGAAATAGAGATTAGAGGAAAAATCAGTCGAGACCTTGTCGAAGAGATTTCTAAGCAGAAAAAAGAACCAGATTGGATGCGTAGACTCAGACTTAGAGCTTTAGAGTATTTTGAAAAACTACCTGTACCTAAATGGCTCTATGGAATTGAAACAATAGATCTAGATGAAATAACAACGTATTATGTGAAACCAGTGGAACAACCAGTTAGTAGTTGGGACGACTTACCAGCGGAAATCAGAGAAATATATTTCAGGCTTGGACTGCCAGAAGCATATGCTAAATACTTAGCTGGATTGACCGCTGTTCTCGATAGTGAAACAATATATTCTGCTATGAAGGAGTATTTAGAAAAAATCGGCGTAATCATGATCCCCATGGAACAAGCAATCAGACGATACCCTGATCTCGTAAAGAAATATTTTGGAAAAATAGTTAGCCCAATAGAACATAAGTTCGCAGCACTACACTATGCATTGTGGAGCGGAGGAGTATTCGTATATGTGCCAAAGAATACAAAAGTACCCTATCCTATCGAAGCATTCTTCTTCGTTGGTAAAGAATTAGAGGGACAATTTGAACATTCAATAATAGTTGCAGATGAAGGCTCTGAACTCACATTTATAGAAGGATGTAGTGCTCCCCGATTCAAAAAGTTTAGTTTCCATGATGGAGCAGTAGAACTATACGCACATAGGAAAGCTAAGATATCATTTGTAACTGTCCAAAACTGGAGTAGAAACATAATAAACTTTAACAATAAAAGAGCCATTGCTGAAGAAGACTCATATGTAGAGTGGTTAGAAGGAAGCATTGGAAGCAAATACACAGTTACATATCCTTCAACTATTCTTCAAGGTAAGGGAGCAAGGACTTCAAGTGTTGTTATTGGAATCGCTAACGGCCCCTATATCAAAGATACTGGTTCAAAAGTAGTTCATGTTGCACCAAATACTAGGAGCAAAATAATATCTAAAAGCATCAGTAGTAGTGGAGGAGTTAATATCTATAGAGGACTAGTCCACATATATAGAGGCGCAAAGAACTCGACAAGCTATGTACAATGTGATAGCCTAATACTGGATGAGAAAAGCAAAGCATATACTTACCCAATAATTCATATTGAAGAAAAAGATTCCGAAACAGGACACGAAGCAACAACCGGTAGAATAAACGAGGATCAAATATTCTATTTACAATCCAGAGGCTTAAGCGAGGGACAAGCTAAGAGTATGATTGTGCTTGGATTCATTAAGGATATTCTTAAAGGTCTACCAATGGAGTATGTAGCAATGCTTAGTCGTGTTATACAATTAGAATTTGAAAAAATAGGAGGGGTTGGTTAA
- a CDS encoding carbohydrate ABC transporter permease — translation MKRFKLKYFFSNLRGFLRSDASKFLAPALFLVIVFFIIPIIISVYMSFTPLRNWNIDKYAGEFIGFKNYYRLFYLLMHDPSVKAVMLTTIVFVSITLIVNVLGGLALAIGTFFINERAAGISQLLWLLPRMTPVAVYSLIWYYFFHPSSIGTLNGILLRLGIIDKPIDLGQQILPWGAWAIIIFVNGLVGVSYGMIVFTSAISNIPKELVIAARVDGASNWDITRKILIPLLKWHIIYVTTWQLLSLLTTYDHLFLLVKWGLVNRDYGTTWSLYVYNTAFLTGIQDQGLAAAAGVVLVIVSSILGIITLKLMGFEKMIKPPRGDI, via the coding sequence ATGAAAAGATTTAAACTCAAATACTTTTTTTCAAATCTTAGAGGTTTCTTAAGAAGTGATGCATCAAAGTTTTTGGCTCCTGCACTATTTCTAGTAATAGTTTTCTTCATTATCCCCATCATTATATCTGTTTATATGAGTTTTACTCCTTTAAGAAACTGGAACATAGATAAATATGCTGGGGAATTTATTGGTTTTAAAAACTATTATCGTTTATTTTACTTATTAATGCATGATCCTTCTGTTAAAGCAGTTATGCTTACAACAATAGTATTTGTATCAATAACTCTAATAGTAAATGTACTCGGAGGATTAGCACTTGCTATCGGTACATTTTTTATAAATGAGAGAGCTGCAGGCATCTCACAATTGTTATGGTTGTTACCGCGTATGACTCCTGTAGCTGTATATAGTTTGATATGGTACTATTTCTTTCATCCCAGCAGTATAGGCACACTTAACGGTATATTATTAAGACTTGGAATCATCGATAAACCCATTGATCTTGGACAACAAATACTGCCATGGGGGGCATGGGCTATCATAATATTTGTAAATGGTTTAGTAGGAGTTAGTTATGGAATGATCGTTTTTACATCGGCTATCAGCAATATTCCTAAAGAATTAGTGATAGCAGCAAGAGTTGATGGAGCATCTAATTGGGATATTACACGTAAAATACTTATACCATTGCTTAAATGGCACATCATATATGTTACAACTTGGCAACTCCTCAGTCTTTTAACAACATATGATCACCTATTCTTACTAGTTAAATGGGGGCTCGTAAACAGAGATTATGGAACAACATGGAGCCTATATGTTTACAATACAGCTTTTCTAACAGGCATACAGGATCAGGGATTAGCTGCTGCAGCGGGAGTTGTTCTAGTAATTGTTTCTTCTATCCTAGGCATTATAACATTGAAGCTGATGGGCTTTGAGAAAATGATCAAGCCTCCGAGAGGTGACATATAA
- a CDS encoding SufB/SufD family protein, protein MIPQSLLKEPYQYYGDSPTIKQYTLWKLYDYYIEKLVRNQIPVGGSSGIFREEYDVVYDGTSVKSNKIEIYETRPLGIISPRKDKLSKIHYYLIKNHAYRVILRNGNYKLLFTAPLYEAIIPQHLIIDVYDKVSLELNLDYNNTGSLRSTFIEIHLHDSSKLDLLINLNDSINSPSNIDIGIKQEKYTLLNLIYLATVGKMTRLIITDLLDGEDSESNIRGIVFSTKQSRIDNIADIISRNRDTYSKYLFTSLISDNGVVAQRGLGKILDNAWGSGIEYYSEALLLSDEARAYLQPRLEIDTGDVRIAKHAARNIHVLPEQIFYLQTRGIDYNLARKLVIKGYLLKEIPTTTYTPEIVSSIEKTLNNII, encoded by the coding sequence ATGATTCCTCAAAGTTTATTGAAAGAACCATATCAGTACTATGGAGACTCACCAACAATAAAACAATATACTCTGTGGAAGCTCTATGATTATTACATCGAAAAACTTGTTAGAAATCAAATCCCAGTTGGTGGCTCATCAGGGATATTTCGCGAAGAATACGATGTAGTATATGATGGGACAAGTGTTAAGAGTAATAAGATAGAAATATATGAAACCAGACCTCTCGGAATAATAAGTCCGAGAAAGGATAAATTATCAAAGATACATTATTATCTCATTAAGAACCATGCATACAGAGTAATACTTAGAAACGGCAATTACAAATTATTATTTACAGCACCATTATATGAAGCAATTATTCCCCAACACCTAATTATCGATGTATATGATAAAGTAAGCCTAGAGCTAAATTTAGACTATAATAATACGGGATCACTTAGAAGTACATTTATAGAAATACACTTGCATGATTCTAGTAAACTAGATTTATTAATTAATCTAAATGATTCAATTAATTCTCCATCAAACATCGATATAGGGATAAAACAGGAAAAATATACATTACTCAACCTCATATATTTAGCTACAGTAGGTAAAATGACTAGGCTCATTATAACAGATCTGCTTGACGGAGAAGATTCTGAATCTAATATTAGAGGAATAGTGTTTTCAACTAAGCAGAGTAGAATAGACAATATAGCAGACATAATATCTAGGAATAGAGATACCTATTCAAAATACTTATTCACTTCTCTCATCAGCGATAACGGGGTAGTTGCACAGAGAGGATTAGGGAAAATACTGGATAATGCATGGGGATCAGGCATTGAATACTATAGTGAAGCGTTATTGTTAAGCGATGAAGCAAGAGCTTATCTCCAGCCAAGATTAGAAATAGATACAGGTGATGTAAGAATAGCTAAGCATGCTGCTAGAAATATACATGTATTGCCTGAGCAAATATTCTACTTACAAACTAGAGGTATAGATTATAATCTCGCTAGAAAACTAGTCATTAAAGGATATCTTCTCAAAGAAATCCCTACAACAACATATACCCCTGAGATCGTATCTTCTATAGAGAAAACACTCAATAACATTATATAA
- a CDS encoding ABC transporter permease subunit: protein MNPLIYDLKRSFMRRTTIIMIIIFLLMGIGITYLIFGNIQQGGINPNNKVTVVATLWSRNGVGTVSGYIVDKDGKGIPGVSIEFYIGEEKIASNKSLSNGYFEIDTGMNLTFNQLNIRSFGEKYQTLLNNSRIHIKTNSEEFDIKAMISNTINTKGQNLFPASIVYVHKSVFVHEPPQSLSAYGSTIAIINYDESTGKAKAIIAVPFLFSNGIKYNVSYSLQPLLSLITGEAGKNDLSKICKESTLLGEFNDPVEIVSLNIRNNRNTTLILCYNFKDQINVVSARFTKSNVITSLYVAALSTPVNLVATFIPISMLYVAYVLMAKPRSIGALEFLLARPVTRFDIFINRYVAGILTALVSAIIIVLALVASSYILLGVPVIANIVVLLFLGLTLSMMTMYSLYYALATSLRSGFYLGLSIGLYLLFALFWQIIIAIYGVSTGILLRDIQEYSRMLINSYYYNPMGVMNLIMIIIQNDFGTSTIIRPDPLYMSLSVILWVLVPVLLGYLRFQRINLSG, encoded by the coding sequence ATGAATCCTCTAATATATGATTTAAAACGATCATTTATGAGAAGAACAACTATTATAATGATCATAATATTCTTGTTAATGGGTATAGGAATAACGTACTTGATTTTTGGAAACATACAGCAAGGTGGAATAAATCCAAATAATAAGGTAACTGTTGTAGCGACACTATGGAGCAGAAATGGTGTTGGAACTGTTTCCGGGTACATAGTAGATAAAGACGGTAAGGGAATACCTGGTGTTTCTATAGAATTCTATATTGGAGAAGAGAAAATAGCTAGTAATAAATCCTTGAGCAATGGATACTTCGAGATTGATACTGGAATGAATTTAACGTTTAACCAATTAAATATTAGATCGTTTGGAGAAAAATACCAGACTCTCCTCAATAATTCAAGAATACATATTAAAACAAATAGCGAGGAATTCGATATTAAAGCTATGATTTCAAACACGATCAATACCAAAGGACAAAATTTATTTCCAGCATCAATAGTCTATGTTCACAAATCTGTCTTCGTTCACGAACCTCCCCAATCCCTATCTGCCTATGGATCAACAATTGCTATTATAAATTATGATGAATCAACTGGAAAAGCTAAAGCAATAATTGCTGTTCCATTCTTGTTTTCAAATGGGATAAAATATAATGTATCCTATAGTTTACAACCACTATTATCACTTATCACGGGCGAAGCAGGAAAGAATGATTTATCTAAGATTTGCAAAGAATCCACTCTTCTGGGAGAATTCAATGATCCCGTAGAAATAGTTAGTTTAAATATTAGAAATAATAGAAATACTACTCTCATTCTATGCTACAATTTTAAGGATCAAATTAACGTTGTATCTGCTCGATTTACAAAATCAAATGTTATAACTAGCTTATATGTAGCTGCCTTGTCAACACCTGTTAATTTAGTTGCTACATTTATACCGATATCCATGTTATATGTAGCGTATGTTTTAATGGCTAAGCCGAGAAGTATTGGCGCATTAGAGTTCTTATTGGCTAGGCCTGTGACGAGATTTGATATATTTATTAACAGGTATGTTGCAGGTATTCTGACAGCCTTAGTATCTGCTATAATAATAGTTTTAGCACTAGTGGCATCTTCATATATCCTACTAGGTGTACCCGTCATAGCTAACATTGTGGTTTTGCTTTTCCTGGGTTTAACTCTTTCAATGATGACCATGTATTCACTCTATTATGCATTAGCGACCTCTTTACGGTCAGGTTTTTACCTTGGTTTAAGCATTGGGTTATACTTGTTGTTTGCGTTATTTTGGCAAATTATTATAGCAATCTATGGAGTATCTACAGGTATACTTTTACGAGATATACAGGAGTATTCTAGAATGCTTATTAACAGCTACTACTATAACCCAATGGGCGTAATGAATTTAATCATGATTATTATACAGAACGACTTTGGCACATCAACAATTATAAGACCTGATCCGCTCTATATGTCTTTATCCGTTATTCTATGGGTTCTTGTTCCAGTATTACTTGGTTATTTAAGGTTTCAAAGAATAAATTTGTCAGGCTAA
- a CDS encoding polyprenol monophosphomannose synthase — translation MKLWIIIPTYNEKENISELLDRLTSVLEELKINYNILVVDDNSPDGTADMVKKHRLYDDKIKLIVREGKKGLGSAILDGIRYVFKNDPGATHIVTMDADLSHKPEDLAVLIKYADKADVVQGSRYVRGGKTIGWGIHRHLISKTANFLIRTLYGTGIHDSTSNYRIYSRRAAELLLKYASGKSYEWAIESLLIPVAAKLKIVEAPITFINRSKGKSKLGIRDIIKWWIYILTFKRKFKSIAVEEGEKYSS, via the coding sequence TTGAAGTTATGGATAATAATACCAACATATAATGAAAAAGAAAACATTAGTGAATTACTTGATAGATTAACTAGTGTTCTCGAGGAATTAAAAATTAATTATAATATTCTAGTAGTGGATGATAATAGTCCTGATGGAACAGCCGATATGGTTAAGAAACATCGATTATACGATGACAAAATAAAGCTTATTGTGAGAGAGGGGAAAAAAGGGCTTGGATCAGCTATTCTTGATGGAATAAGATATGTGTTTAAAAACGATCCAGGCGCTACACATATAGTTACCATGGACGCTGATCTCTCTCATAAACCCGAAGACCTAGCTGTTCTGATAAAATATGCTGATAAAGCAGATGTAGTGCAGGGTAGCAGATATGTTAGGGGCGGAAAAACCATTGGATGGGGAATACATAGGCATTTAATCAGTAAAACAGCTAATTTCCTAATAAGAACACTTTACGGCACAGGTATACATGATAGCACTTCTAATTACAGGATCTATAGTAGGAGAGCTGCAGAGCTCTTACTAAAATACGCTAGTGGTAAAAGCTATGAATGGGCAATTGAATCACTATTAATACCTGTTGCTGCCAAGCTTAAAATAGTTGAAGCACCAATAACTTTCATTAATAGATCAAAAGGTAAAAGTAAGCTAGGTATAAGAGACATAATAAAATGGTGGATTTACATATTAACTTTTAAAAGAAAGTTTAAAAGCATAGCAGTTGAGGAAGGAGAAAAATATTCATCTTAG
- a CDS encoding ABC transporter ATP-binding protein: MVEVRLERVTKIFRNKVVGVKDITLTIKHGEFLALLGPSGSGKSTTLYLIAGIYKPTNGKIFFDDRDVTNLPPKDRNVGLVFQNWALYPHMKVYDNISFPLRLKKMPENEIRRKVLEVAKMLKIEKLLDRYPWQLSGGQQQRVAIARALVKEPDVLLLDEPLSNLDAILRISVRAELKRLQKSLGITTIYVTHDQAEALAMADRIALINEGKIVQVGTPEEIYNKPASLFVGGFLGNPPMNFLDAEVEYLNNEVYLVVHGNKIHAPPQYKEILRKLGLKKVIIGFRPEDTNISPKTIDTICLSARIYAVEPMGRENIVVAEIADQLVKIITGRTLILYPDQIISICPAPERIVLFDPKTGYALEKLFITREK, translated from the coding sequence ATGGTAGAGGTTAGACTGGAAAGGGTTACTAAGATATTTAGGAATAAAGTTGTTGGAGTAAAAGATATTACATTAACTATTAAGCATGGTGAATTCTTAGCATTACTAGGACCGAGTGGTAGCGGTAAATCCACTACTCTCTACTTGATCGCCGGAATATATAAGCCTACTAACGGGAAAATATTCTTCGATGATAGAGATGTAACAAATTTACCTCCCAAAGATAGAAATGTGGGACTAGTTTTTCAGAACTGGGCACTGTATCCACATATGAAGGTATATGATAACATATCTTTTCCCCTAAGATTAAAGAAAATGCCTGAAAACGAGATAAGGCGGAAGGTTTTAGAAGTAGCTAAAATGTTGAAAATAGAGAAGTTATTGGACCGTTACCCATGGCAGCTTAGCGGTGGACAACAACAGAGAGTAGCTATTGCTAGAGCACTAGTTAAGGAACCAGATGTACTATTGCTTGATGAACCGTTGAGCAATCTCGACGCTATACTTAGAATTAGTGTTAGAGCAGAACTTAAAAGACTTCAAAAAAGCCTAGGTATAACAACTATTTATGTAACCCATGATCAAGCTGAAGCCCTTGCCATGGCTGATCGAATAGCCCTGATCAATGAGGGAAAAATAGTCCAAGTAGGAACGCCTGAAGAAATATATAATAAGCCGGCCTCATTATTCGTAGGAGGATTCCTTGGAAATCCACCCATGAACTTCCTCGATGCAGAGGTGGAGTATTTAAATAATGAAGTATACTTGGTAGTCCATGGAAACAAAATACATGCTCCACCACAATATAAAGAAATACTTCGAAAACTAGGATTGAAAAAAGTAATTATAGGTTTCAGACCAGAGGACACAAATATTTCTCCTAAAACAATAGATACAATATGTTTATCCGCACGTATATATGCTGTAGAACCAATGGGTAGAGAGAACATAGTTGTTGCTGAGATAGCGGATCAGCTAGTCAAAATTATAACAGGTAGAACATTAATCCTTTATCCCGACCAAATTATTTCCATCTGCCCAGCACCAGAAAGAATAGTCTTATTCGATCCTAAAACAGGTTATGCTTTGGAAAAACTATTTATTACTAGGGAAAAGTAA
- a CDS encoding carbohydrate ABC transporter permease, translating to MPGMRDVEIRKRSSEILILLAIILASIPLITGYLLLVLSSFSKTMFTNLDPNSFHPTLINWILLFQGRTAAFAGIHVNIWRIVLNTLIVALGISFLVTILGSLNGYAISRMNFPGRKHILALLILLHAFPGSVLVVGVYFIYRLFIPPLELVSIYSFFYVIVARAAVEIPMATWLMKGFFDMIPWEIEWSAIVDGASRFKVWWKILLPMIKPGLAAVMLFGFLAGWMDLIYVRTFLVDITLAKFIEANTYAEYAYLPLVAAAGTLYLLPTILFFIFAQKLIFTISVSGIKG from the coding sequence ATGCCCGGTATGAGAGATGTTGAAATTAGGAAGAGGAGCAGTGAGATACTAATACTTCTAGCTATAATACTTGCCTCTATACCCTTGATCACAGGTTATCTATTATTGGTTCTCTCTAGTTTTAGTAAGACAATGTTTACAAATCTTGACCCAAATAGTTTCCACCCAACTCTAATTAACTGGATATTGTTGTTCCAAGGTAGAACAGCTGCCTTTGCAGGTATTCACGTAAATATTTGGAGAATAGTATTAAATACATTAATTGTTGCTCTAGGTATTAGTTTCTTAGTTACAATACTAGGTTCGCTTAATGGATACGCTATTTCAAGAATGAATTTTCCAGGTAGAAAACATATACTAGCCTTACTTATACTCTTACATGCTTTTCCGGGTAGTGTATTAGTTGTTGGAGTTTACTTTATTTATAGATTATTTATCCCCCCATTAGAGCTTGTCAGTATTTATAGTTTCTTCTATGTCATAGTTGCTAGAGCCGCAGTGGAGATCCCCATGGCTACATGGCTTATGAAAGGCTTCTTTGATATGATTCCATGGGAGATTGAATGGTCCGCGATTGTTGATGGTGCTTCGCGTTTTAAGGTTTGGTGGAAAATATTATTGCCAATGATTAAGCCTGGATTAGCAGCTGTTATGTTGTTTGGCTTCCTAGCAGGGTGGATGGATCTTATATATGTTAGAACATTTCTAGTAGATATTACTCTCGCCAAATTTATTGAAGCAAACACGTATGCTGAATATGCTTATTTACCATTAGTTGCTGCAGCTGGCACACTATATTTGCTTCCAACAATACTCTTCTTCATCTTTGCACAGAAACTCATATTTACAATAAGTGTCTCAGGGATCAAGGGGTGA